A window of Pseudomonas denitrificans (nom. rej.) genomic DNA:
GCCACGGCCGTCGTAGGCGTCAGCCTCGGCGATCTGCCAGCTGTCCTCGTCGATGTACAGGTCACGCTTGCTGTAGATGTGCCGCTGACCCGGCTTCAGGGTCGCCACCACGTGCCACACGCGGTGCAGTTCGTAGCGGGTGTGGTCCGGGTTCAGGTGGCCGGGCTTGACGATGTCGTCGTACTTCAGCGCAGGCGAGTCGAGCGCGAAGCTGTTGTAGGGGATGTACAGCTCCTTCTTGCCCACCAGCTTCCAGTCGTAACGATCCGGTGCGCCGTTGAACATGTCGAAGTCGTCGTAGGTCCGCATGCCTTCCGCGCCGGGGCTGTCGTAGCCCACCTGCGGGGCTCGGCGCACGCGGCGCTGGCCGGCGTTGTACATCCACGCCATGCGCGGTTCCTTGACCTGGTCGATGGTCTCCAGCACCAGCATCACGCTGCCTGCGCGGCGCGGCGGCGAGAGAATTTCCTGGCGGAAGTAGTAGAGGATGTTGTCCATCTTCGCCGGGTCGTAGTCCTTGAGCCCGAACGGGAAGGCGAACTGCTCCTTCATGTAGCTGATGGTGTAGGCGCCGTTGGTTTGCGGGTTCATCTGCGCGGTGGTGCGCAGCATCGCGTTGCCCCGGTAACGGGTGACGTGATTCCAGATGACTTCCAGGCCGTTCTGCGGGATCGGGAACGGGATGGTCATGCTGAAGTTGGTCAGGCCGTTGCCGCCTTCGGCCAGGGAGGTCGCCGTGGCATTCTTCTTCGCCGCGTCGATCACCGCCTGCGGGTAGCTCGCACTACGGTGGCTGGGGTAGACCGGAATGCGGTAGGTCTCGGGGAAGCGCTGGAACATCGCCAGCTGCCCCGGCGTGAGCTTGTCCTGGTACTGGCTGGCGTTCTGCGCAGTGATGGTGAACAGCGGCTTGTCCGCGGCATAGGGGTCGGCGAGGAAGCCGCCAGCGTCGACCGTGCCAGCGTTCAGCGCCAGGCCACCGGTCCAGGCCGGGATGCTGCCGTCGGCGTTGCCCGCTTTCTCGGCGCCAATCGGGGTGAGTTCATTGCCCAGGCGCGCGGCCTGGTCGGCGCCGACTGCGGCCATGACCTGCCCGGCGAGCAGGCTCAGCGTCAGGCAGCCGGCCTGCAACCATTGTTTGTTGTTCATGCTTTTACCTCAGGGGGCTGGCGGGCATCAGAAGCTGACGCCCATGCTGACGGCGAGGAAATCGCGGTCGGTGTTGACGTTGTAATCACCGCCGAAGTAGTCGGTGTAACTGATGCTGGCGGTGTAGCGGCTCAGGTACTCGGCATCGACGCCGACGCTGACCGACTTGTCGCCCTCGTTGAAGGTCGGGCCGTAGCCCTGCACGTCGTGGGAGAACGCCAGGTTCGGGCGCAGCGAAACGCCACCGAGCAGGTCGTTGTATTCCAGGCCCGCGCGCACGCGGTAACCCCAGGAGTTCTGGGTGTAGAAGCCCTTGTCATCGCACTGGCCGGGGTTGGCGGTGTTCACCACCTTCTGGCAGATCGCATTGCCCGACAGCCCCAGCAGCGCCGAGGTGCCGGCACTGGCCAGCTCACCGTTGCCGTATACGCTGCTGCGGCCGAAGCGCAGGTCGGAGCCGTCGGTGGAGCCCAGGTCGGCGATGTGGCTGAAGCCGATCTCCCCCACCAGGGTCAGGCGCTCGGCGCCGATCAGTTCGATCTGGTCGAAGGTGTTGGTGAAGGTCATCTGCGCCTGGGTGAACGGCTTGCGCTCGTAACCCTGGATCAGCGAACCGTAGGCCGAGTCTGCCCAACCGCTGGAGAAGATCGGCAGGCCACCGTTGACCAGCGGGCTGGTCGCCGCCGAGCCGAGGGTGGCGGCGCCGGAGACGTCGCTGGAGTTGATGCCCAGCGGCATGTTCGGCCGGTAGCTGATCTCGCCCTGCACCGCGGTGCTGCCCCAGGTGGTGTTGAAGCCCAGGCCGTAAAGGCGGATGTCCTCGGGGTAGTCCAGGTACCAGCGCGCGGTGCTCACGCCGCCCTGCCCGATCAGCCCGCCGACCGGGTCGGCCAGCGCGCCCTTGCCCACCACCCAGTTACTGGTCGGCGTGCGGCTGTGGTAGTTCATCGCATAGGCGGAGAACTCGGTGTCGTTATACATCCAGCGCAGCGCCACGCCGAACTGGCCGCCGTCGCGGGCGTCGTGGTCCTTGCCGCGCGGCACATAGCCGTAGCCGCCACGGATGCCGGTGCCATCGATGTCACGGTCGAAGTCGCTGCCGTTCACCGCCATGTTGATGTCGCAGCCCTTGGCGGCCACGTCGCTGCCGAAGAAGGTACCGCAGTTATCCGGCACGGTCTTCTCCCACTCGAGCTGGTAGAAGGCCTCCATGGACAGGGTGTCGGTGAGCCCCTGGTTGAAATACAGCATGCTCACCGGGATCAGCGCTTCCTTCACCTCGGAACCGGGTCGACGCAGCGCGGCGACGTCCGCCGGGTTGATCGAGTTGATGCCGTTCTGGATGAAGGTGCTCTCGCCCCAGCTCACCACCTGGCGGCCCACGCGCACGGTACCCGGCCGGTCCTGCAGTTCGTAGTTGTGGTAGAGGAAGGCGTCGAGCAGCTCGGCGCCGGAAGACTGGGCGGCGGTATCGCGGCCGCTGTCGTCGATGTCATAGAGCGGACGGTGTTCGTCCTTCAGTTCGAAGTCGTACCAGTACTTGCCACGCAGGAACAGGCCACTGTCGCCGTACTTCAGCTCCAGGTCGTGCAGGCCCTTGAAGATCTTGGAGAAGGTCTCGCCGCGCTTGAAGTTCAGCCGGCCGTCATCGGAGGTCTGGCTGGACGCCGTGCCGCCGTTGCGGGTGCCGATGAATTTCTTGTCCGGGCTGTCCATCGCCCAGCTTGCGCCAATGGACAGGGTCGAGTCGAAGCGACCCTCGATTTCCCCCACGTTGAAGCTCACTGCCTGAGCCGAAGATGCCCCGCCAAGGGCCATGCTGGTAGCCAGCGCCAGCGCGTGCGGCTTGAAGCCTGCGGCGCCGGTTATTGTTTTTTTCATGCTGCTCTCCGCCTGGATCGTGCTGGTCACGGCAAGCCGTGCCACCCCTGCTCCGCGGCTCTTGGGCCGGGAGGCGAGCGCAGGTTAGAGCGCTGTCACAACGCTGACTTCTGAAAAAAAGTGATGCCCATAGCCAGAATGAAAACGCCGCCGTCTCGCAGCGCGCGAGGCTTTGCGGGTGCGGCTCTGCGGGTGATAACCGACGGCTATCGCGATACCCAGGATTCAGCCGACCCGGGCCGCACATTGCCCTAAAGTCCGCCGCCATCAGCGACTCCCCGACCCTGAGGTGGACCATGAAGATTGCGTTGACCGGCGACAGCATCCTGCAGCGCCGCCTGAACAGCCGCGAAGACCAAACCTTGCTCCCGCTGTTCGACCTGCTGCGCGGCGCCGACGTCAGCTTCACCAACCTGGAAGTGCTGCCCAACGACTTCCAGGGCGACGCCGTGCTGGAAAGCGGCGGCTCGCACTTCGGTGCGCCGTCGTGGGTGCTCGACGAGCTGGTGGAGGGCGGCTTCGACCTGTTCTCCACCGCCAACAACCACAGCCTGGACTACGGCATCGCCGGTCTGCAGGCCGCCCACGCACAGCTGGACAAGCGCGAGCTGCTGTTCGCCGGCACCGGCCGCAACCTCGAGGAAGCCCGCCGCCCGGTGTACTGCACCAAGCCTGCCGGCACCGTCTCGCTGCTGGCCTGCACCTCCACCTTTGGCAAAGGCCAGGAAGCCAGCGAGCAGACCCGTGACATGCCCGGCCGCCCCGGTCTCAACCCACTGCGCTACGACACAGTGCACCAGCTCGACGGCGCACAGATGGAAGCCATGCGGGGCATCATCGCCAGCCTCGGCCTCGACCGCCTGTATCAGGGCGCGGTGGACCTGGGCTTCGCCCACCCGATCCCCGATCCATCGCTGGCGGTGTTCGGCCCCTTCACCCCGCTGCTGTTCCGCCAGGGCGAGAGCGCGCGCCTGCGTACCCTGCCGCGCAAGAAGGACATGGACGACATCCTGCGCTGGGTCGAGGAAGCACGGACGCTGTCCGACGTGGTGGTGCTGAGCATCCACGCCCACGAACTGGGCCACGACGCCAAGGGTGAGTGGGACCTGGAAGTGGCTGCCGAATTCATCCAGCCGGTAGCCCGGCGCATGATCGACGCCGGCGTCGATATCGTGGTCGGCCACGGCCCGCACCTGTTGCGTGGCATGGAGATCTACAACGGCAAGCCGATCTTCTACAGCCTGGGCAACTTCATCGGCCAGAACGAGCTGGTGGAGCGCCTGCCGGCGGACAGCTACGAGCAATTCCGCGTGGACCGCAACCAGACGCCTTCGAAGGTGTTCCTGCAGCGCACCCAGAACGACACCCGCAGCTTCCCCTCCGATGCGCGCTTCTGGGAGAGCCTGGTGCCGGTCTGCCAGTTCGACGGCCGCCGTCTCACCGGCATCGAGCTGCACCCGGTGAGCCTGGGCCTGGGCGAGGCGGTACACCGCCGCGGCCGCCCGCGCCTGGCTGAAGGCGAACACGCACAAGCGATCCTGCAGCGCTTCGCCGCGCTGTCGGAACCCTACGGTACTCGGCTGTCGGTAGACGGCTCGATTGCGCGCGTCACACTCTGATGCCGCAGCGCCGGGCGGCCACAAGCTGCCCGGCGCCCTCTTCTTCCCATCCCCATGACCACAGCCCGCATTCTCATCGTCGAGGACGACCTGCGCCTCGCCGCCCTCACCCGCGACTTCCTCGAACACCATGGCCTGACCGCCGGCATCGAGTCCGATGGCGCACGCGCCGCCGACCGGGTGCTGGACGAGCGCCCGGACCTGGTGATCCTCGACCGTATGCTGCCCGGCGAGGATGGCCTTTCCATCTGCCGTCGCCTCCGTCCGCGCTACCAGGGCGCGATCCTCATGCTCAGCGCGCGCTCCGAAGACACCGAGCAGATCGACGGTCTGGAAAACGGCGCGGACGACTACGTCTGCAAACCGGTGCGCCCGAGCCTGCTGCTGGCCCGCGTGCGGACCCTGTTGCGACGGCCACGAAACGTACCCGAGCCGACTGACCGCCTGGAGCGCTCCGGACTGGTGCTCGATGCCCGCCAGCGCGAAGTGCGGCGCAACGGCTCGCGCATCGACCTGACCGGCGCCGAGTTCGACCTGCTCTGGCAACTCGTCGCCCACGCCGGCCAGACCCTCAGCCGCGACGACCTGCTCCTGGCGCTGCGCGGCATCACCTGGGACGGCCTGGACCGCTCGGTGGACGTACGCGTCGCCCATCTGCGCGCCAAGCTGGACCAGGACCCGCCAAGTCCGCTGATCGTCACGGTACGCGGCAAGGGCTATCGCTTCGTCGGCTGACAGCGCTTAGTCCGCATGACCGCCCGGCCGAAAATTCGTCGCGCGGGGAACTCCGTCCAGTCAAACCAGGCACCCTCACCGCCGCAGGAGTGCCCGGCATGACCGTCAGCATCGACAACCTCAATATCGCCCTGCCCGTGGGCAAGACCCCGACCGACACCGTCTCCATCGAGATTCCCGGCCCGCAGGCGCTGGCGCAGTATCCGAACCTGGTCACCCGCCTGCCCGACGGCAGCCTGCAACTCACCGCGCCGACCAAGGGCGTGGCGAGCAAGAGCGTCCACCGCACCCGCTGCGAATGGAAGGAACCGATCTACTGGGCCCTGAGCGGCGCCACCGAGCATGTGAACCACCAATTGATGAAGGTCACCCAGGTGAACTCGGCACAGAAGGTAGTGGTGGCGCAGATGCACGTGAAGGACGACGACAGCCCGCTGCTCAAAGTGTTCTGGCAGAAGGGCAAGCTGACCATGGGCTTCCGCCAGAACTTCAACCAGACCACGCCGGTGAACAGCACCGTGCTGGACAACGTGCCGCTGGGTGCGGAGTTCGACATCCTGATCCTCGCCACGTCCAGCCTGATGCTGACGGTGCAGGCCAGCTGCAACGGGCGTAATTCGGCGCTGCCTTCGATGCCGCTGGATGTCAGCTGGGCAGCACGGGTTTTCGATTTCCACGGCGGGGTCTACAACCAGATCGATTTCACCGACACGACCCTGGCGAGCGATGCGTCGGTGTGCGTGATCAAGGACCTGCAGATCAGGCATGCGTGAGCGTGCGGAAAGCGGCGCCTTACAGGCGCTGTTCGCGCGCATGGCCCGCTCCTACAGAAAAGCGCTGGCATCCGGTAGGCTGTGGAATCGTCGCACCCAGAGCCCATCCGTATGCCCGCCCTCACCTGCCCCCACCTGACAGGCCAGCACGTCGAACTCCTGCCGCTGC
This region includes:
- a CDS encoding DUF1329 domain-containing protein, which translates into the protein MNNKQWLQAGCLTLSLLAGQVMAAVGADQAARLGNELTPIGAEKAGNADGSIPAWTGGLALNAGTVDAGGFLADPYAADKPLFTITAQNASQYQDKLTPGQLAMFQRFPETYRIPVYPSHRSASYPQAVIDAAKKNATATSLAEGGNGLTNFSMTIPFPIPQNGLEVIWNHVTRYRGNAMLRTTAQMNPQTNGAYTISYMKEQFAFPFGLKDYDPAKMDNILYYFRQEILSPPRRAGSVMLVLETIDQVKEPRMAWMYNAGQRRVRRAPQVGYDSPGAEGMRTYDDFDMFNGAPDRYDWKLVGKKELYIPYNSFALDSPALKYDDIVKPGHLNPDHTRYELHRVWHVVATLKPGQRHIYSKRDLYIDEDSWQIAEADAYDGRGSLWRVSEGHARPFYDQQFTWLTAETHYDVLSGRYTVSGLRNEEKSSYDFAVKASSNDFTPNALRATGIR
- a CDS encoding DUF1302 domain-containing protein, whose protein sequence is MKKTITGAAGFKPHALALATSMALGGASSAQAVSFNVGEIEGRFDSTLSIGASWAMDSPDKKFIGTRNGGTASSQTSDDGRLNFKRGETFSKIFKGLHDLELKYGDSGLFLRGKYWYDFELKDEHRPLYDIDDSGRDTAAQSSGAELLDAFLYHNYELQDRPGTVRVGRQVVSWGESTFIQNGINSINPADVAALRRPGSEVKEALIPVSMLYFNQGLTDTLSMEAFYQLEWEKTVPDNCGTFFGSDVAAKGCDINMAVNGSDFDRDIDGTGIRGGYGYVPRGKDHDARDGGQFGVALRWMYNDTEFSAYAMNYHSRTPTSNWVVGKGALADPVGGLIGQGGVSTARWYLDYPEDIRLYGLGFNTTWGSTAVQGEISYRPNMPLGINSSDVSGAATLGSAATSPLVNGGLPIFSSGWADSAYGSLIQGYERKPFTQAQMTFTNTFDQIELIGAERLTLVGEIGFSHIADLGSTDGSDLRFGRSSVYGNGELASAGTSALLGLSGNAICQKVVNTANPGQCDDKGFYTQNSWGYRVRAGLEYNDLLGGVSLRPNLAFSHDVQGYGPTFNEGDKSVSVGVDAEYLSRYTASISYTDYFGGDYNVNTDRDFLAVSMGVSF
- a CDS encoding CapA family protein, with the translated sequence MKIALTGDSILQRRLNSREDQTLLPLFDLLRGADVSFTNLEVLPNDFQGDAVLESGGSHFGAPSWVLDELVEGGFDLFSTANNHSLDYGIAGLQAAHAQLDKRELLFAGTGRNLEEARRPVYCTKPAGTVSLLACTSTFGKGQEASEQTRDMPGRPGLNPLRYDTVHQLDGAQMEAMRGIIASLGLDRLYQGAVDLGFAHPIPDPSLAVFGPFTPLLFRQGESARLRTLPRKKDMDDILRWVEEARTLSDVVVLSIHAHELGHDAKGEWDLEVAAEFIQPVARRMIDAGVDIVVGHGPHLLRGMEIYNGKPIFYSLGNFIGQNELVERLPADSYEQFRVDRNQTPSKVFLQRTQNDTRSFPSDARFWESLVPVCQFDGRRLTGIELHPVSLGLGEAVHRRGRPRLAEGEHAQAILQRFAALSEPYGTRLSVDGSIARVTL
- a CDS encoding response regulator transcription factor, which produces MTTARILIVEDDLRLAALTRDFLEHHGLTAGIESDGARAADRVLDERPDLVILDRMLPGEDGLSICRRLRPRYQGAILMLSARSEDTEQIDGLENGADDYVCKPVRPSLLLARVRTLLRRPRNVPEPTDRLERSGLVLDARQREVRRNGSRIDLTGAEFDLLWQLVAHAGQTLSRDDLLLALRGITWDGLDRSVDVRVAHLRAKLDQDPPSPLIVTVRGKGYRFVG
- a CDS encoding polysaccharide lyase family 7 protein → MTVSIDNLNIALPVGKTPTDTVSIEIPGPQALAQYPNLVTRLPDGSLQLTAPTKGVASKSVHRTRCEWKEPIYWALSGATEHVNHQLMKVTQVNSAQKVVVAQMHVKDDDSPLLKVFWQKGKLTMGFRQNFNQTTPVNSTVLDNVPLGAEFDILILATSSLMLTVQASCNGRNSALPSMPLDVSWAARVFDFHGGVYNQIDFTDTTLASDASVCVIKDLQIRHA